The following are from one region of the Pectobacterium actinidiae genome:
- the fliZ gene encoding flagella biosynthesis regulatory protein FliZ — translation MHTSIRKKQLLSRYLKDFKHRQTNCSQCDKELDRVSLVFRNQLINKKSIGSIDRLIDDEIWAGLQQELIPLCRFCSEILCNTTASYFDIKAFTQYLIEQTEVRHSTMREYVIRLRRLDELLAANNYPTETFSRHRDGVQQRVCDYLPGIEQNIYRSALRKYDQYLDWQRHF, via the coding sequence ATGCACACATCAATTCGGAAGAAACAGCTCCTAAGCCGTTATCTGAAAGACTTCAAACACAGACAGACCAACTGTTCCCAGTGTGATAAAGAGCTTGACCGCGTTTCACTCGTATTTCGCAATCAGCTTATCAATAAGAAATCGATCGGCAGTATCGATAGGCTTATCGACGACGAAATATGGGCCGGTCTGCAACAGGAGTTAATCCCACTTTGCCGCTTTTGTAGCGAAATATTATGCAATACCACTGCTAGCTATTTCGATATTAAAGCTTTCACACAGTATCTGATTGAGCAGACTGAAGTTCGCCATAGCACGATGCGCGAGTATGTCATTCGCCTGCGGCGCCTGGACGAACTGTTGGCTGCCAATAATTATCCCACAGAAACCTTTTCCCGGCACCGTGATGGAGTGCAGCAACGCGTATGTGATTATCTTCCCGGTATTGAGCAAAATATTTACCGCAGCGCTTTACGAAAATACGATCAATATCTGGATTGGCAGCGGCATTTCTGA